CACATGATTTAGAAAAGTGGAGGTTGTACACTTTATAAGTGAAATAATCCATAAGTCtaatgccttaaggttttgggttaAAGTTTGATGACTAACTCACTCGTATTGTTGCTCTTGACCCAATGTAGGAGATCTCTTAGACTCACTGTGATCCAACACTTTACTTACCTAGCGACCGAACTCTAGATTATCAGGATCCTCTTTCTTTGACCGAAGGattatcagaagaaaaaaaaaataaaaaaattcaaacccaTATCTTTGGATGAACATGCATTCATGGAGGAGGCTTATGCAAAGACTATATGTATTTGATGATTGATATAGTGGGAAATCATACCGTGGGTTGGGAACTATTTAGCAAACACTTGTGACCGTAGACATATTTGGCGTATGATATGATACGACACGACAATGACGCATGTGACTAattaatctttttcaaaattatcatCGGTATGACATGTTGATCTAAGTATCGTGTCCGTGTCAGCACTTGTGCTCCATAGGTAGAGAATAGATGTAGTCTAAAAGTTGAGGGTGAACCATTAGACAAGTTTTTGTGTGCTTTCTCcaactctctcttctttctttgtTGAAATATAACATATTCGTAGTTGGTTAAACCAAAGGCTTATGCAATTATCAACATGTTTCTGATGGATTCTGCTTTTACATGTAATGCAAAGTATTGGATATTTGGAGGTACTAACTTATTAAGAACTTTTATGCATCTCTTGAATACATCTAAACACAAATGTTTAATTCTTTGAATTCTGCATTGCTATATATCCTCTAAACAACCACTTTTGcgtaaaaataacatattttaccattttaaacATTAGTTTATTCGTTATAAATTGTGTTCCACTGTTGCAAAGTGCACCTGCTACAGCTATACACTGCAGGCTCCAATATATCAAGAGGAAAAAACTCTCAGCCCTTGTGGACACTCTTGAGGTTTCTTACAGTCATAACAAGAATTTGTCTTTCACCTTCTACCTCAGCAAATTTGAGACTCATTTCTGAGTATCTCTCTTGCATCTCTTTGAGCTCGCTTTCCATTgatttgtttctttccttcaatGACGACAATTCGGTCAATACGCCACTAAGACTGTTGTCCGCGTGTTCCAATCTATTTCTTACTTTTTCCGATATCTCATTTGAACTTTTAATACTTCTATCCTGAACAACCAATTTGAAGGGCATGTTAATGTCAATTTATTGAAGATATGTAATTCAATTGCTTCATTATCAATCCACATTTCAACAATGAAAGTTTGAACTAAGCAAGACAAAGTTTCTAATTCAGGTTTTGTGGAACAAAAATGCTTTTGCAAATAGTTATAGCGTTAGTTTACCTCGTGTAAAGTAACATTCTGATTAAATTCCTCCACTTTGTTCTCCAGCTCCACAATTCTGCTCTGAAGTTCCTTTTCCTTCTTCATAGATGAAGTTGTTGAAGTTTCCAAGGCAGTTTCCTTTGACTTTATCAGGCCCTGACATAAACAATCTTTTATATTAACATAAGAAGGAGAAAATGAAGGATATATAGTATATGTTCTGAAATATTACAAGAGAAAACAGCATCCAGGGAgcaataaattttcttaaaaaaaaaacaacctatGTCTTCATATCATTGATGCTAGAATAGTTACCTcaagcatttttattttctctctcagACTTGCCATTTCTTTTGAATGATGAGGACTGGAagcaatttttttgttgattggGATGGTTTTAGATCCATCAGAAAGTTGGTTGCGTCCGTTACTATCCCTGAATCTCTTCTCAATGCTGGTTAATGCATCACCTTTCTTCTTTATTTCACTCTTTAGCTGGGAAATTTGCTTTCTTAGTTTTTCTTTCTCAGCCTCATCCTCAAAAAGTGACTTTTTCAAATCACTGCATTGAACTCTAATAGCTTCCAACTCAGACTTCAATAGTCTagcctcttcttctttttcttccttgAAATTTCTCATTTTACTTAGCTCGTTAAGCGAATGTTCCGCTTCCTTCTTCAATGACGCAATTGTGCTCACAAGTTCATCTCTTTCCACAGTTCCTTGATGTAACAATGTTTCAGATTCCTCAATTGATTTCTTCATAAGTTCCAAGTCAGTCCTTAATATTTCTTTTCCTTCTACTTGTTCATTTAAGAGCGAAATCTCTAGTTTAAGATTTTCATTCTCAGCTTTTAGCATATCAAACTCCTCAGAGAAATCCCTATTAACTTGTTCCCCAAGCTTCTTCTGATTTTCGAGTTGCTTGGACTTGTCTTCGATTTCCACCAACATCTGCTGTATCTGAAATTTCATTGTATCTATTTGATTGGAAAGGTCGTTCAGTTTTACCTCGTAATCAGTTTTAGTTGACTGAAGCTCTTCTTGGACTTTATGCAGCATTTCTTCCAGTATAGTTTTCTGCGATCGTAGTTCACATGCTTCTGTCAAAGCTCTCAAGGTAGCCTTCTCATTTTCATCAAAGGTAGAAGTCATTTGCATTGAGAGTCTCTGGAATTCCTCTTGAAGCCTTTCAGCTGTATTAGCATTTTTCAGTCTGGTCTTTCGCAACGCATCCTCGGCTTGGATGGCTCTTTGCTCTTGCTCGACTTTTTCACGTGCCATTGCTTCTATATCAGCTTCAAATCCTTGTACTTGTTTCTCCATTTCCTCCTCTAATCTTCTGATATGGGTTTCTAGTACCTTAATGGTAGCTAGAGAATTTGAGAAATCTTCTGACTGTTCCTTGAGTTCTTTTTCCAGATTCTCAATGTGAGTTTCAATGCCATTCATAGCACCAGGAGGAGATGAACACTCATATTGGATGTTTAACTGTTCCTGCAGTTGGCTTTGCTCTAGCTTATGTACAAGCTTGTGGTTTTCCTGTTTTAATATCTCATAGTCTAGTGCAATCTGCTCTATTTGCATCTCTAACTCCTCTTTGTCCCTCCTATACATTTCAATTTCACCATACAagtctataatttttttctcaagcAAGTGTGTCTCCTTGGCATCACTTTTCTCCTTGACAAGATCATCCAATGCTTtttgatcttcatcatcacttGTTTCACATTGTGAGAGTTTCATCTCTAACTCTTGGGAATTTTTATTGTGTTCCTGTCCATTGGAATGTTTAgacatattcatatttttctgcTCCAACATCTCTTCCAGGTCCTGCACGGCAAGAACCAATTCAGCATTTGATTCTTGCATCTTTTTTAACTGTAATCGGAGATTTGCATTCGTGTCTTTCTCATAATTCAATTCTTGTCTGATTTCTTCGACAAAGGCATGATGATCTCCACTTTCCAACTGTGACCTGTTTCTCACTTTGGCATCGTCCATGCGTTTGTGGAAAGACCTGACATTGTCACATTCTGTCTTGAGTGCGTCCCTTTCATCTTTCAagataatgatttccttcatgAGATCCTGCCCTCTTTTGCTTTCCTTTACAATTTGTTTCCTAAGGGTCTGTAGTTCCATGTCCGACACATCCACGTGCCTCGCCAAAGCAGCAAGTTCAGCTTTGAGTCTCTCAATCTCCAAATGGGATGCCTCTTGGGAACTTTCCTTGGAAAGGGCATTTTGAGAACCGTTTGTTGAATCGCCCATGCTTAACCCGAGCTCTGAGCTAGATGACCAACCCCATTGTGATCTCTGATGTAAATCATGCATCGGTGTCAAGGCATTAACAGCAGCATTTGGAGATTCTGCGGCACGGGACATAACTGGAACAAACTGGTTTGTGGTGGGTTGAATGTTTGTTTTTCTCAGTCCAAGTTCGCAGGGAGTATCAACTCCAGAGCTGTCATCAGAACTTGACAATGTAACGTCGGACCCACTAGACGTCCTGTTGATTATTGCTTTGGAAGAGACATCCTGTTATGCAGATAAACAGGAAActtaatcattttcattttcacatgtTTTTTACTTTCGGTgcaaaagaacaaaagaaacAGATATATTGTGTACTAAGCAAGGACAAGCCAGTTGAATATATACcaacaaaaatttcaatcatAAAGCATGATAATATCTTATATACCAACCACGAGCAGctccatcttcatcttttcgaaaattcaaaatatagcAAAAAGCAATACACTGAAAGAAGTCACGAGAATTTTTAGCCTGAATGAGTGAAATGCTTACTTCAGAAAAATAACTTTTAGTGCTTTCATCTGTATCACCGTTGCTGAATTGGTTTCTTGAGCTCATATCATCGAATTTTAGTTTTATATCTTCACATTCATCTTCCTCTCTGCAAATGttattgaaaacaataaaacCACATGATTACAAACTCATCAGCCATAACCTGAAATGGAAAACTAATAATGCCAATTCCCTTTGTAGTACCTTTgaatttgatcatttttttcttgCATTCTCTGGATAGATACCTGTTTATTAAGCAACAAATCAAATTCAGTCACATCAACATCGCTTTGACTTATGCCTCACTCAATATTTTGATTAGGTTTCCCTGAAATTTCAAGCAACTTTACAtctgaacaaaaaataaaaaaaaaaacaaatactaaCATGCAAAACAGCATCACCATGAGAATTCCTGATGGGAAGAGAGACATGGGAAGGCTTTGTGGCATCTACATAATCAGCAAAGTTCACAGAAACCTCCCCGACGGCGCTAGCTTTTGataacccctgcatataaccccaaaaattatataacaatGACAAAAGTAAACGAATTAACAATTACTAGTACTTATGAAGAGAGAAATTTTTATATACCGTTGAGagcaaaaatttatatattttatcgtTGATTTCTCTGGTCTTCGGATCCTGATAATACTTGACTGTTTCGTATACCGGATTCTCCCACCGACAATTTCCATCTTGAACCGTAGCTTTCTCTAATCTTTTTGTTGGTCTTCCAATGTCACCAGGAACTATTGACAACACCAATGCATCCACCCCTGATTGTAACACCTGAAGTTACATCACCAAACACAATTTCTCATCCAATCATGTTatgttaatttaataatttccaACCTAATACggttaagaataaaaaaaaatatgatcatcATAATTCACACTATTACAAAATCCATTTTCATTTCCCAGAAATATGATAGGTTAAGAAATGTTACTTTTTTCACtttatattataattgaaatctaggagaaaaaaaactattattaatAAAGGTAGCACTAATGACTTATTTACaactgttttttaatttaatcagATCAAATTTGATCATAAAAGATTATCAAAACCCTCAGAACCTAACAGAACCAATACATTAGATTATTCATTCTGAGAAATATGAAAGTAAAGAAAATGAATATACAAAAATTCTGAGATGAACCTACCTTAGTAGCATTGAATTGAAGCTTAAAAACAGCTTTAATCCTATTCTTCTCACTTCTCCATTTTGAAGAACGAAACATCTTCACTTCACATCACAAAACTCACGTTTCAAATAAGCTCTTAATCATTTTCATCTCTCCCAAACAATTACTCCACCaactaaaacactaaaaaaaaaacactaaactCGGTGGTTCAACTCGTTGGTATGAAGCAAAACAAAGTAACGTAGCGTGTAAGAACAGAACGAGTTATGAAACTAAGAACAAAACAAGAGATCTTATGTTTGTTTGTGATATTAAGGTTTGATGTTATGTTTTTGTCTCAGTTTCCAACAACGTTATTTCAATGACACATAAAAAGTACTTGCATGCCTCGTGTGAAAGTATATATTGAAGTGGAAATTAATAACTTTGTTTAAATTAATAAGTTGGTGAAATTTGCTTTTTTAGGTAAGGGAAAAAGTTGTGTCTGTTATTTATCTTATGTCAcggttttgtatttttatggGTGGTGAATGACAATAACGTATCTTCTTACTTGTTTGTTATAtaacgtcaaaaaaaaaaaaaaaaagtattattatcCTAACCATTTGTTTCATTCATTCAGTGTcggtttctttttaattaaattgtttgattaaaaccaattaaatagttaagcaTGAGGGTGGCTTAGCGTGCGTTTTCAATCAAATCACGgtttaatttaaacaaaaattgcaaAATACAAGCTTTTGATCCAATTGTGCGGAGTTTTTAAAAGTATATCAAAACATGCTGTACAATATGTAAGTTAAGTTCGTGCTTAAATTTGAAAGGATTTCATAAGGTATAGTTCCGTGGTTTTAAATCGATCTTTGCATCTGTTTAGGTTGATTTGGTGGTGTAAGTGTGCCTCTCCTGAATGTTTTAAATTCGATTTTTCTATGTGTCTATTTAGGtggataaataaaattaatctctGCTGCTAACATTTTTCCACCTTTAACAATATACAAACAGCTAACATTTGTGTataaaatattctttcaaatttgaaagatttgtcgagttaaaaataataataaccaaGAATGCAAGACGTAAAGTAAtctatggaaaaaataaattttgttttgccCTTGAAagggaagtttttttttttttttttgacagactTGAAAGGGAAGTTATGGGTTGTCAATTTGCTGCATTTTTTCGATACAATCCTAAAGGGAAGATATACGTTTCGATAAAAGAGATataatgaaaattttcaatcaagCCAAAAagtatcaacaaaataagatgGTTCGGGTCAACGATTGTTTATTCAATTCAACTCACAAACATCGTTACATTCTGAAAATGTtttcttgagaaagaaaaaaaaaactattaaatttttttaattttctctccttaaaaaagttagtttttcaaatacatcaacaatatatacaAGTTATTTTGTTAGTCTTTAAAGTCACGACAAAAAATTGTCTAACTAAAATAAATCATCCACACAACCAGATACTTATGCGTATGCACATGTATTTTACTAGTTTCaatagaagagaaaaaagagCAACAAAATAAGATCGATCAAGTCAACCAATGTTTATTCGTTCAACTcacaaatgttaaattttttagtgAAATAGTTTTTGACCACATTCTTTTGGAACCTTCATTATgtatctttatcttttttccatattttttagttttttactatcttcattttctctctcctctcccTTTTTTCTTGATGCAGATCCAATAATGCAGCAATTATCCGTTGAGATCACGCAGCTGATTTAATAATAACTCGATCAATGATGATAACATAGATTCTAATGACTCGGTAGCTTAGTGGATTGCTTTAGAGGGTTATCATCATTGCTTGAATCAACAAGACCCACTAAGGTGTGTAAATTTTGTAAATCATTTTGTTCTTTTAGTTCTGTTGAAGAATAAAAGGGAAATTGCACTCAAATTGCATGAGGTATATGCTTAAATAGGGTTGTGTTTAGCGGAAGAGGTCGAACTTTTGTAACGTGGTGAATCAACGTTCGAACATTTGTAATCTCGCTTTAATGTGATATTTCATGTGTGACttttaacattaaattaaaaatcttGCAAACTGGTGTTCTAGGCGAATCTGTTTAGAAATCCTAAATAGAAATTTTgctttaaaaatgtaaatttttacttttgataAAGTAATATTTACATtaccttttttataaaaaggacACCGGATTAACATTCTCCTTAAACTAAAAGTTTTAAGTATAACAAAATTTAACAATCCAATGTATCAAAAGTTAAAGTAAAAAATCTAACAAATCCTTACCTAATGCGTACTCAACGTTCAACACAAcaattataaatgaaaaaagttgTGAATTCTGATAATAAAAAAGGAGAAAGAATTGGCGTGAAAGCCTGAAACACAAAATGTTGCTTATTTTTAGAGGAAATGGGTCTAATTAAGTGAAGCTTAGGCCTTAGAGGAAGTGTATGGTGGTGAGTTAAGAAAGAGGTAGGAGTTGCTTTTCGTTATGCTTTTATTTGACTTAGCTTTAAAGCCGGTAATGTAATGTGATGTGCAAGGTATGAGGTGATCAGCTTAATGGTAAGTAGTTAATTCAATTCACTATTCTAGTCCATATGTCCATTTTCAAAACGTGCATCTGCTGTCACTACTAGACACAATACCACAAGATAACTCAATGCTCAAcaacattatatatattttgttacattacatactatatatatatatatttgattgaaTTGGGGACCATCCCTTATATCCATCCATTTATTGGTATCTTTGATCTTTACTGCCTTTGGTTGTTGGTGGTCACTGCCTAAAGCCAACCTAtcaattatttgaaattttttaaaaattaattaaagctCACCATTTACCTTTTAGTATTAAATCATTTATTAGGGATATAGAAGCCATCAAACCACATGTTATTTGGGACCTCGAGTGTATGTCTTTtcttgacaaagtacaattccATGTGTGTGC
Above is a genomic segment from Medicago truncatula cultivar Jemalong A17 chromosome 5, MtrunA17r5.0-ANR, whole genome shotgun sequence containing:
- the LOC11438969 gene encoding COP1-interactive protein 1, translating into MFRSSKWRSEKNRIKAVFKLQFNATKVLQSGVDALVLSIVPGDIGRPTKRLEKATVQDGNCRWENPVYETVKYYQDPKTREINDKIYKFLLSTGLSKASAVGEVSVNFADYVDATKPSHVSLPIRNSHGDAVLHVSIQRMQEKNDQIQREEDECEDIKLKFDDMSSRNQFSNGDTDESTKSYFSEDVSSKAIINRTSSGSDVTLSSSDDSSGVDTPCELGLRKTNIQPTTNQFVPVMSRAAESPNAAVNALTPMHDLHQRSQWGWSSSSELGLSMGDSTNGSQNALSKESSQEASHLEIERLKAELAALARHVDVSDMELQTLRKQIVKESKRGQDLMKEIIILKDERDALKTECDNVRSFHKRMDDAKVRNRSQLESGDHHAFVEEIRQELNYEKDTNANLRLQLKKMQESNAELVLAVQDLEEMLEQKNMNMSKHSNGQEHNKNSQELEMKLSQCETSDDEDQKALDDLVKEKSDAKETHLLEKKIIDLYGEIEMYRRDKEELEMQIEQIALDYEILKQENHKLVHKLEQSQLQEQLNIQYECSSPPGAMNGIETHIENLEKELKEQSEDFSNSLATIKVLETHIRRLEEEMEKQVQGFEADIEAMAREKVEQEQRAIQAEDALRKTRLKNANTAERLQEEFQRLSMQMTSTFDENEKATLRALTEACELRSQKTILEEMLHKVQEELQSTKTDYEVKLNDLSNQIDTMKFQIQQMLVEIEDKSKQLENQKKLGEQVNRDFSEEFDMLKAENENLKLEISLLNEQVEGKEILRTDLELMKKSIEESETLLHQGTVERDELVSTIASLKKEAEHSLNELSKMRNFKEEKEEEARLLKSELEAIRVQCSDLKKSLFEDEAEKEKLRKQISQLKSEIKKKGDALTSIEKRFRDSNGRNQLSDGSKTIPINKKIASSPHHSKEMASLREKIKMLEGLIKSKETALETSTTSSMKKEKELQSRIVELENKVEEFNQNVTLHEDRSIKSSNEISEKVRNRLEHADNSLSGVLTELSSLKERNKSMESELKEMQERYSEMSLKFAEVEGERQILVMTVRNLKSVHKG